A genomic region of Oncorhynchus mykiss isolate Arlee chromosome 2, USDA_OmykA_1.1, whole genome shotgun sequence contains the following coding sequences:
- the si:ch211-284k5.2 gene encoding uncharacterized protein CFAP97D1, which translates to MHKSYQPLKPATNKYLQKKWDQTRYEEHRNKLSTARPIVDTKGIRTPAHVQLKLKKLQLQDERLVTIERDNRLLSSKLSDIVRSKGLVDHRNHYPERSLNAEKRRDELLQVTNQNQAIYQRITARESDYRRQLWLDDWERVVRRRDDIARYPRAVANKQKSKRRVEFAGSDSGQREKSSESNSYSDTNTDQEVEEEEEKRETEENKDTLNE; encoded by the exons ATGCACAAGTCGTACCAACCACTGAAACCTGCAACGAACAAGTACCTGCAGAAGAAATGGGACCAGACCAGATACGAGGAGCATAGGAATAAG CTGAGTACGGCCAGGCCCATTGTGGACACTAAAGGCATTAGAACACCTGCACATGTTCAGCTGAAACTCAAGAAACTCCAG TTACAAGATGAGAGGCTGGTCACCATCGAGAGAGACAACCGTCTCCTGTCCTCCAAGCTGTCTGACATCGTGCGGTCCAAAGGTCTGGTCGACCACAGGAACCATTATCCCGAGAGAAG TCTGAACGCTGAGAAGAGGAGGGATGAGCTGCTGCAGGTGACTAATCAGAACCAGGCCATCTACCAGCGAATCACGGCCCGTGAATCTGACTACCGTCGCCAGCTCTGGTTGGACGACTGGGAGAGGGTGGTGCGCAGACGTGATGACATCGCTCGTTACCCTCGTGCTGTCGCCAACAAACAG AAATCCAAGCGGAGGGTGGAGTTTGCGGGCAGTGACTCGGGACAAAGGGAGAAGTCTTCCGAAAGCAACAGCTACAGTGACACCAACACTGaccaggaggtggaggaggaggaggagaaaagggaaacagaagaaaacaaagatacTCTAAATGAATGA